A genomic stretch from Lysobacter soyae includes:
- the galU gene encoding UTP--glucose-1-phosphate uridylyltransferase GalU, protein MAQRIRKAVFPVAGLGTRFLPATKTVPKEMMPIVDKPLIQYAVDEAVAAGCDTMVFVTNRYKHSVADYFDTAYELERKLEAAGKTEQLELIRSVLPSHVRAVFVTQAEARGLGHAVLCAKPVVGDEPFAVLLPDDLIWNRQGAPALAQMADLSEQTGSSVIAVEDVPREMTGSYGIVDVPAFDGRSGAIRSMVEKPAPAQAPSTLAVVGRYVLDGRIFDLLEKTPPGKGGEIQLTDAISALLAEKPVLAYRFQGTRFDCGSHLGLIEATIRFALDNEKLSEGATVAMQKALKELGAVEHD, encoded by the coding sequence ATGGCGCAACGGATTCGCAAAGCGGTCTTCCCGGTCGCAGGCTTGGGCACACGCTTCTTGCCGGCCACGAAAACCGTGCCGAAAGAGATGATGCCGATCGTCGACAAGCCGCTCATTCAATACGCGGTGGATGAGGCGGTCGCCGCCGGCTGCGACACCATGGTGTTCGTGACTAATCGTTACAAGCATTCGGTGGCCGACTACTTCGATACGGCCTACGAACTCGAGCGCAAGCTGGAAGCAGCCGGCAAGACCGAACAGCTCGAACTCATCCGTAGCGTTCTGCCTTCGCACGTGCGTGCCGTCTTCGTGACCCAAGCGGAAGCGCGCGGTCTGGGCCACGCTGTGCTGTGCGCCAAGCCCGTTGTCGGCGACGAACCCTTTGCGGTGCTGTTGCCGGATGACTTGATTTGGAATCGTCAAGGTGCGCCGGCCTTGGCGCAAATGGCGGACTTGTCCGAGCAAACCGGCAGCAGTGTCATTGCAGTGGAAGATGTGCCGCGCGAAATGACGGGCAGCTACGGCATTGTCGATGTGCCGGCCTTCGACGGTCGCTCGGGCGCGATTCGCAGCATGGTGGAAAAGCCCGCGCCCGCGCAGGCACCGAGCACCTTGGCCGTGGTTGGTCGCTATGTGCTGGACGGTCGCATTTTCGATCTATTGGAAAAAACGCCGCCCGGCAAAGGGGGCGAAATCCAATTGACCGATGCCATCTCGGCGCTGCTCGCCGAGAAGCCGGTATTGGCCTATCGCTTCCAAGGCACACGCTTTGACTGCGGCAGCCATTTGGGCCTGATCGAGGCGACCATCCGGTTCGCGCTCGACAACGAAAAGCTTAGCGAGGGGGCGACGGTGGCGATGCAAAAAGCGCTCAAGGAGCTTGGTGCGGTGGAGCACGACTAA
- a CDS encoding NADPH-dependent FMN reductase, with amino-acid sequence MATKIAVVVGSIRKDSFNRQVAEAITKLAPEGVEFNFVRIDDLPLYNQDSDAAPPELMTRLRNDIKAADGVLFVTPEYNRSIPGVLKNAIDIASRPWGHSVWAKKPVGIIGVSVGVIGTALAQAHLRNIVNYLDMPLYNGSEIYLAWKDGLVVDGEIGADSKEFLQGYMTGLVEWFKTH; translated from the coding sequence ATGGCAACGAAAATCGCAGTGGTGGTAGGCAGCATCCGCAAGGACTCTTTCAACCGTCAGGTCGCTGAGGCGATCACCAAACTGGCGCCCGAAGGTGTCGAGTTCAACTTCGTGCGCATTGACGACCTGCCGCTGTACAACCAAGACAGTGATGCCGCCCCGCCCGAATTGATGACGCGCCTGCGCAACGACATCAAGGCCGCCGACGGCGTCTTGTTTGTGACCCCGGAATACAACCGTTCCATCCCCGGTGTGTTGAAGAACGCGATCGACATCGCCTCGCGCCCGTGGGGCCACAGTGTGTGGGCGAAGAAACCGGTGGGCATCATCGGTGTCTCGGTCGGCGTGATCGGCACCGCATTGGCGCAAGCCCATCTTCGCAACATCGTGAACTATCTCGACATGCCGCTGTACAACGGCAGTGAAATCTATCTGGCATGGAAGGATGGTTTGGTTGTCGACGGTGAAATCGGTGCCGACAGCAAGGAGTTCTTGCAAGGCTACATGACCGGTTTGGTCGAGTGGTTCAAAACGCATTAA
- the queD gene encoding 6-carboxytetrahydropterin synthase QueD, translating to MDLFKSFTFEAAHRLPNVPEGHKCARLHGHSFNVEIHVRGSVGEQSGWVMDFSALKAAFQPIYECLDHHYLNEIEGLENPTSERLAEWIWRELAPRLPQLSEIVIRETCTSGCRYFGPTAA from the coding sequence ATGGATCTGTTCAAATCTTTCACCTTTGAAGCTGCTCACCGCCTGCCGAACGTTCCGGAAGGCCACAAGTGCGCGCGCTTGCACGGTCATTCGTTCAACGTGGAAATCCACGTGCGCGGCTCGGTCGGCGAGCAGAGCGGCTGGGTCATGGACTTCTCGGCACTCAAGGCCGCGTTCCAGCCCATCTATGAGTGCTTGGATCATCACTATCTCAATGAGATCGAAGGCTTGGAGAACCCTACGAGCGAGCGCCTGGCCGAATGGATTTGGCGTGAGTTGGCCCCGCGGTTGCCGCAGTTGAGTGAGATCGTCATTCGCGAAACCTGCACCTCCGGCTGCCGCTACTTCGGCCCCACCGCCGCCTGA